A single genomic interval of Burkholderia sp. HI2500 harbors:
- a CDS encoding MFS transporter, producing the protein MSPVFLAPLIVACALFMESVDANIIVTALPAMARDFGHSPVTLNIAITAYVVGLGVFIPICGWLADRFSARSVFRTAIGIFVVGSLMCAASNSLGVLTFARFIQGVGGAMMVPVGRIIIFRAVPRSDLVRAMNYLAIPALFGPTVGPLVGGFITTYLHWRMIFFINVPIGIYGIYLASKHIANTREPDPGPLDWFGFLLSASGAALLLMGLTLIDGSLTSRSNALVMCVAGTALLALYVPYARRKERPVLDLSFLKIPTYHASVVGGSLFRIGLGAVPFLLPLALQEGLGMSAFHSGLITCASAFGGAMSRSTATHTLRRFGFRTVLIYNAAFAGLAIAAYGVFHPGMATWAIWLIVLVGGIFPALQFTSLNSMIYADISPRDAGRATSLGSVVQQMSLGLGVTVAGLVLHISHWLQGHQKMMWSDFWPAFLVVGLCSFASIPITRRLPPGAGDEVARGKRQ; encoded by the coding sequence ATGTCGCCCGTCTTTCTAGCACCGCTCATCGTTGCCTGTGCGTTGTTCATGGAAAGCGTCGACGCGAACATCATCGTCACCGCCCTTCCCGCGATGGCGAGGGACTTCGGGCACAGCCCCGTCACGTTGAACATTGCGATCACGGCCTACGTGGTCGGGCTCGGCGTGTTCATTCCGATCTGCGGCTGGCTGGCCGACCGCTTCAGCGCACGTTCCGTATTCCGCACCGCAATCGGCATCTTCGTCGTCGGCTCGCTGATGTGCGCGGCCTCCAATTCCCTCGGCGTGCTCACGTTCGCGCGCTTCATCCAGGGCGTGGGCGGCGCGATGATGGTGCCCGTCGGCCGCATCATCATCTTCCGCGCCGTGCCGCGCTCGGACCTCGTGCGCGCGATGAACTACCTGGCGATTCCCGCGCTGTTCGGGCCCACGGTCGGGCCGCTCGTCGGCGGCTTCATCACGACCTACCTGCACTGGCGGATGATCTTCTTCATCAACGTGCCGATCGGCATCTACGGGATCTATCTCGCCAGCAAGCACATCGCGAACACGCGCGAGCCCGATCCGGGCCCGCTCGACTGGTTCGGCTTCCTGCTGTCGGCCAGCGGCGCCGCGCTGCTACTGATGGGCCTCACGCTGATCGACGGCTCGCTCACGTCACGCTCGAACGCGCTCGTCATGTGCGTGGCCGGCACCGCCCTGCTCGCGCTGTACGTACCGTACGCGCGCCGCAAGGAGCGACCGGTGCTCGACCTCAGCTTCCTCAAGATCCCCACGTATCACGCGAGCGTCGTCGGCGGGTCGCTGTTCCGTATCGGCCTCGGCGCGGTGCCGTTCCTGCTGCCGCTCGCGCTGCAGGAAGGGCTCGGCATGAGCGCGTTCCATTCAGGGCTCATCACGTGCGCGTCCGCGTTCGGCGGCGCGATGAGCCGCTCGACGGCCACCCACACGCTGCGCCGCTTCGGCTTCCGCACGGTGCTGATCTACAACGCGGCCTTCGCGGGGCTCGCGATCGCCGCGTACGGCGTGTTCCATCCCGGCATGGCGACCTGGGCGATCTGGCTGATCGTGCTCGTCGGCGGCATCTTCCCGGCGCTGCAGTTCACGAGCCTGAACTCGATGATCTATGCGGACATCTCGCCGCGCGACGCGGGCCGCGCGACGAGCCTCGGCAGCGTCGTGCAGCAGATGTCGCTCGGCCTGGGCGTGACGGTCGCCGGCCTCGTGCTGCACATTTCGCACTGGCTGCAGGGCCATCAGAAGATGATGTGGTCGGATTTCTGGCCCGCGTTTCTCGTGGTCGGGCTGTGCTCGTTCGCGTCGATTCCGATCACGCGGCGGCTGCCGCCCGGCGCCGGCGACGAAGTCGCGCGCGGCAAGCGGCAATAG
- the treA gene encoding alpha,alpha-trehalase TreA, translated as MTSRRAASIASRFSSRFSSRYSARLSPPLAPPAPRLRWAAALAVAYLAVAGCAAQADNANQAAAQAAAQSAPPATAAIAAPASGTLLPPPSQLYGDLFVAVQTAQLYPDQKTFVDATPDGDPATIVQLYQQQKSQPGFSLKAFVAQHFTPPPEGGVTPPPNQTLRQHIDWLWPQLTRTSTTVPPYSSLIPLPKPYVVPGGRFREGYYWDTYFTMLGLQVSGREDLVDNMLDNFAHLIDTIGHIPNGNRTYYASRSQPPFFAYMVTLAAQAEGDKVYQKYLPALRKEHAYWMQGEATTPRGQATRHVVAMPDGAVLNRYWDASDTPRDESYLEDVTTAKSVPARPANEVYRDLRAGAESGWDYSSRWFGDGKTLATIRTTSIVPVDLNSLMFHLETTIVKGCAVTRDVACVTDFSARAARRAAAINRYLWNRRGYYGDYDWQQRKPRDAVTAAALYPLFAGVAWPERAKATAREVRKTLLQPGGLATTTENTGQQWDAPNGWAPLQWIAIDGLRRYGEPALAKDIGTRFLSDVKHVYATEGKLVEKYVVEGAGTGGGGGGEYPLQDGFGWTNGVTLKLLGLYGE; from the coding sequence ATGACGTCACGTCGTGCCGCATCGATCGCATCGCGCTTCTCGAGTCGCTTCTCAAGTCGTTACTCAGCTCGACTCTCACCACCTCTCGCGCCACCCGCGCCGCGTCTTCGCTGGGCTGCCGCGCTGGCCGTCGCGTATCTCGCCGTTGCCGGCTGCGCCGCCCAGGCCGACAACGCGAACCAGGCCGCCGCGCAGGCAGCTGCCCAGTCGGCCCCGCCGGCTACGGCCGCGATTGCCGCTCCCGCCTCGGGCACGCTGCTGCCGCCGCCGAGCCAGCTCTACGGCGACCTGTTCGTCGCGGTGCAGACCGCGCAGCTCTATCCCGACCAGAAGACCTTCGTGGACGCGACGCCCGATGGCGATCCGGCGACGATCGTGCAGTTGTATCAGCAACAGAAATCGCAGCCGGGCTTCTCGCTGAAGGCGTTCGTCGCCCAGCATTTCACGCCGCCGCCGGAAGGCGGCGTGACGCCGCCGCCGAACCAGACGCTGCGCCAGCACATCGACTGGCTGTGGCCGCAGCTCACGCGCACGAGCACGACGGTGCCGCCGTACAGCTCGCTGATCCCGCTGCCGAAGCCGTATGTCGTGCCCGGCGGCCGCTTCCGCGAAGGCTACTACTGGGACACCTATTTCACGATGCTCGGGCTGCAGGTGTCGGGCCGCGAGGATCTCGTCGACAACATGCTCGACAACTTCGCCCATCTGATCGACACGATCGGGCACATCCCGAACGGCAACCGCACGTACTACGCGAGCCGCTCGCAGCCGCCGTTCTTCGCGTACATGGTCACGCTCGCCGCGCAGGCCGAAGGCGACAAGGTCTATCAGAAATACCTGCCGGCACTGCGCAAGGAACATGCGTACTGGATGCAGGGCGAAGCCACGACGCCGCGCGGGCAGGCCACGCGCCATGTGGTCGCGATGCCCGACGGTGCGGTGCTGAACCGCTACTGGGACGCGAGCGATACGCCGCGCGACGAGTCGTATCTCGAGGACGTGACGACCGCGAAGTCGGTGCCGGCGCGTCCGGCGAACGAGGTCTACCGCGACCTGCGCGCGGGCGCCGAAAGCGGCTGGGACTACAGCTCGCGCTGGTTCGGCGACGGCAAGACGCTCGCGACGATCCGCACGACGTCGATCGTGCCGGTCGACCTGAACAGCCTGATGTTCCATCTCGAGACGACGATCGTGAAGGGCTGCGCGGTCACGCGCGACGTGGCGTGCGTGACCGATTTTTCCGCGCGCGCGGCGCGGCGGGCGGCCGCGATCAACCGCTATCTGTGGAACCGCCGCGGCTACTACGGCGACTACGACTGGCAACAGCGCAAGCCGCGCGACGCGGTGACGGCCGCTGCGCTGTATCCATTGTTCGCGGGCGTGGCGTGGCCCGAGCGCGCGAAGGCGACCGCGCGCGAGGTGCGCAAGACGCTGCTGCAGCCGGGCGGCCTCGCGACGACCACCGAGAACACCGGGCAGCAGTGGGATGCGCCGAACGGCTGGGCGCCGTTGCAGTGGATCGCGATCGACGGGCTGCGCCGCTATGGCGAACCGGCGCTTGCGAAGGACATCGGCACGCGCTTCCTGTCCGACGTGAAGCATGTGTATGCGACCGAAGGCAAGCTCGTCGAGAAGTACGTGGTCGAAGGCGCCGGCACGGGCGGCGGCGGGGGCGGTGAATATCCGCTGCAGGACGGTTTCGGCTGGACCAACGGCGTCACGCTGAAACTGCTCGGGCTGTACGGCGAGTGA